In Rutidosis leptorrhynchoides isolate AG116_Rl617_1_P2 chromosome 6, CSIRO_AGI_Rlap_v1, whole genome shotgun sequence, the DNA window tgaatttattttaaTATCAATTTTGTGGAAAATTACCTGATTTTGGAGTGCTCACATGTACCAGCTTTCAGTGACCCGACATCAGAAACTGAAACGTAACATGGTTGTTTCAATCAAACAAATTCCACATTGGAATTGAAGATAAAAAATCTTTGAGAGATTATATCATTTGAGTTTTGCTATATTGCTAAAAATAGCACAATGAGACTCCAAATGAAAATGTTACAAGTCAGGATGTTAAAGGAACACCTTTTTTTATTTTTACTATTTAATTTAACAACTATTCATTTAGTTATTTATTATTACAACAATAACTTGGAGTTTTATTTAAGACATTTTGTGAGGTTGTCAACATTATTTATAGACTTTATGCAACCATTCAACTAAGAAATAAAACTTGTATGCTTGATTGGTTTCCAAAATAAGGCTTTGGCATTTTACGTATCCATTGTTGCCTATGTTACCACCCATATGGTCTATGTGTACAGCTCATACTTGACGATTAACCATTTCATTGCAAGGAACAAATAAAGCAGCTTGTTTTGGTTAAATCTCAAGTGCTAGTCAAACTGTACCTTATTGATGTAAACTATTGCTTTATGTGCACCTTTGATTCGGGTCAAAATTAAAGTCTTGGCATCAAGAGTCTGTAAAAGAAAACATACATGGATTAATCTAGAAAGTAAAAAGGATACCATATAGTATTTGTATATAAGTCGAAACATTAATAGAATCCAATAATGAGTTCATATAGAGAATGAATGAAGAACAGATGGTTAAATAGATTAACATGATGCCATAaagtttatatcatatccaaattaCCTCCAATTTTAATAGCAATTCGATTTTCCAATTGCTATTGATTGCACGACTAATGAAACACCATATCCACCATATCAGTCTGCAACACTACTGTTGTGAGTATCTGAAGCACACACATTTTTGTGAGATATTAATTTACAAAATCTATTTTTTAACTTGTCATTCATtaatagagatatatatatatatcagcaaCTTAAATAGAACAAAAATCAGATTCTTCTAAACAAATTATAGAAACTTGTAGTCTTTTGTACCTAAACAtgataaaaatgaaaaaaaatatgtGGAGTTACTTACTCGTCATGTTCACCTGAATCATAACCTTATTAGCTCCTGCAGCAGAATACGTTTTTAAATTCAATATCATACAAGTAATACAGATTAACAATTAGTATGAATGATTTCAACAAAGCATGATTAATAGATAATGAATAAGCGATATCACAAACCAGTTTGACCAAAATCAATTAACAAATAAGTAACTCACAAGAATACCGTTTTCAATTTAGTAACAAATCATCAGCACTAACCCTTTGATTTTGCGATCCCTAATTGCATCTGATTGAATGCTTCGAAACGTAATAGATTCTGCGAACCCTAATTGCATGCTGTAATTGTAGTAATGAAGAAAAGCTATAAAATTTAAAAAACCCTAACCTTTTTGTGCCAAAATCTTCACCGTGACGGAGATGAACAGAGATCCAATTAACAAATTATATACCTGATTAGCGGTGTTGCTTTTCGTCGATGATTTTGATAAGTGACGATGATTTAGCTGAAAGAAGTTAGGGTTTTGTTTTTTCTAGTGTCGTGAATGAATGAATGTTCATTTACTCCCGTGTATTTTAGAATTAAAGGGTATTTTGGAGATACATTGATTAAAGTTTATTTATTAACTAATATTTTTAGTGGATAATTAAAGACAGTTGAATTAAgggatattataatataattttctaatctaatagtaattaaagggattttaaaaatatttattagttaatcaagactctcttttaatgtatatagagatttattatttattacatatTCTTTTTTTAAATTTACCCTCCCTCTTATcacttttaattaattaaatttagggGCAAATATGTAAAATCATGAAAAACAGAGTCGAAATATTAGTAATTATTGTCTGAATATAATTTTCATATATAATAATGTTTTATCATGTGCCCTTAGTGCACTAGATATTAgatatttccattaatttaatattttataatataataatacttttgataataatttttaaaattattattataatataaatattaaatattaatatattataaatgATACTGTATTAGTTATGTTTCACTTTCTTTTAAATGATGTAGTGATAGAGAAATGTTTGATGTAGGATTGGAAACAAAATGTTACAAAGTTTAAAACatgtttcatataaaaatatagtaagtgAGACCATTTGAAACACTTAAAAAAGTACTAATTTGAAGTATTGCTAACGTGTGTCTAACATACGTTAAAATGACAATCATTAACACACGCATAAAATGACATACTTTAGATTAAATTAACGATCATTAAActaaaaaaatgatgataatataaagaAATTTTGTGAAACCCTATACAGAAACCACGCTTTACAGAAACCTTCGCACGAGGGGTCCAATCAAAATCGGTTAAGGCCTTTCAACCTCCGAATCTTACCTTACTTTTGCCAACAAAATTTCttccttttcttcttctcctttttCAATCGATTCAATGTAACCGCAAACGTAATATAATCATCATTCGTCTCCGACACACTAATACTAATAGAAACGTCATTAGCCACATCATTTGGGTCAACAAAATCATCAACTGAGCCAAACTTAATCCTTGATCCAACATCAACGTACACGACACATGCACATGAAGCAGAGAAAAGTAAAATTATTATACTCGACTTGTTAGAATCCATAACAAATTAGGAACTAAAAAAACCTTGAATCGAAGGTGAGCCCTTATTCATGCTCTAGAGTACATTCGGGTTTGTGTTGCTACATAAAAAAAGCAGACAAAAGAACTTGATCTACCAAAAATAGATCGGAATCTTATGCATTCTCTACTAGTTTGATAcaattcaaaaccctaattttgcttCCTTACATAATCCatcccaccaacatcaacatataTGACATAACCTTAACTAAAAAGTTTAACTTAGTTCAACAGGGCAAACAAAATTCTTTTTTTCTCCTAGAGTTTAACATATAAAAAATCTTTCAAGTTGAATAAGATTGGAATGAACCCACCATAATTAAACACTCGAAAGTGGAAAGGTTAATCTTGTTATCACCCAGGTGCAATGCCGTTAACATTAAGAAGTTTCCGTTGATGTTGAGACAGGAGTATCCTCTTGTGCTCCCCATTCGGTCCAAGATCCATCATAAACTGGAACATCAGTGTTTCCAAGTCGATGGAGTCCCTACAACAGTAACATGTTTTACTTTAGCaatattcacaaacaaataagtatTGTAGATATATAAAAGCATCATTAGTGTTATtgttataaattgaaattataaattgaaataataaaaaaaaataatactaccAATGCAAGAATGCATGCAGTAACTCCAGTTCCACATGAAGTCACAACAGGGCTGTCCAATGAAATTTCTGCACAATAACTTTTCAGTTGTGATGATAAACCTTGTTTTCAATTCTAATTAAAGCAAATAAACTATCATTCCTCTCAAGTTTccaacttttttttttgtttttgtttaaagTTTTCGATAACCAAGTCAGAAGTCTATTTTGACAATTATCCCTCTTATAGAAGGGCGACTAGTATCTTCGTAGATGCTATAAAAATTTACGAATATCTAAGAAAAACATAGAAGTTGATGGGATTACCCTCTTGTTCAAACTGTTTCTTGAGCTGGTCAGCAGATAGTAACGTCTGTGAGCCATTTAACATCTGTAACAACCAAGAAACATTTCATGCatgaaaaaattcaaaaaatttccTGCATCAATTTGGCATAAAAAGTTAACTTTTGAAATCAGCATAAAAAATTAGTGAAGACGTATTGTTACCTGGGAAAACGGGATACACTTACTCCCAGGCACATGTCCACTTCTTATTCCTTTCCAGGGCTCAGCTGCAATACCATCAAACCTGATATCGAAATTCAACGCACCACAAAAAACCTAACTTTTAGTATCTTTTTCATAACTGCATATGCCCAATAGATCTCTTATACCTGGCTTTTGACCGAGCATCTATATGCTGATGTGTTTGGTCTTCTGTATTCTTTTTTACCTGCAACAATAACAACAGTCACACATTGTCACACATTATCAGATAccgcaaaaaaaaaattaaaaatataaaataaaaaacatcaaaacatattagtaatatgcttttatctatatttttgtcaTGGGCTAAGCTTATTTTAACTTTCCACTTTTGGTGTAATATTCATCATACTGAACATGTTTAAGAACTTTTCTGTTGAAAATCAAGAGATACATATAAACACAATTTCACAAACCTGTTCGAGTGTCCATACAAGATGCGGTTGATATTTTGTTTGAAATGTAACTGGACCAACCTGCAAATAATAAACATTTTCATCCATTCTCACAGCTTCAATTCAAGAATTAGATAGATAGGGTGTTTAGATTTGCGTCTTCAAATGTTTATTACATcttctagtaataacaataacagttTTGAAGTTTAGATAATAAACTATGATTTTAAATATGAAGTATAAGCTTGATTAGGTGCCAAATGAAAATCAGCATAAACTAAACTACCTAGTCATCCGTTTTAGAACCTAACTTGAAAAATAATTTACTCCCATCTTAAAGACAATGTCCTTTTTTTCACTTCAATGTTATTTTTGgtcatttatgtatttcatttcttACAGAATCAGAATCAGAATTTGACAGGTGATTATTTAAAAATGCATAACCACATTCAAAACATACTTTCAAACACTCCATAGATGGAACAGGTCGAATGACATATAAACAGTCCTTGTAATCcatcttttattaatattaatattaatataattatgtagaCACATATAAAGGAACCAAAATTGTCTACTTACAGCCTGCCCATTGTATACTTTTTCTATCGCTTCACTCGCAGCACT includes these proteins:
- the LOC139851796 gene encoding thiosulfate/3-mercaptopyruvate sulfurtransferase 1, mitochondrial-like isoform X5; translation: MASTMGRSTVAFSTQSMSTGEPVVSVDWLHANLREPDLKVLDASWYMPDEQRNSLQEYQVAHIPGAIFFDVDGISDRTTNLPHMLPSEEAFAAAVSALGIDNKDGVVVYDGKGIFSAARVWWMFRVFGHDRVWVLDGGLPRWRASGFDVESSASSDAILKASAASEAIEKVYNGQAVGPVTFQTKYQPHLVWTLEQVKKNTEDQTHQHIDARSKARFDGIAAEPWKGIRSGHVPGSKCIPFSQMLNGSQTLLSADQLKKQFEQEEISLDSPVVTSCGTGVTACILALGLHRLGNTDVPVYDGSWTEWGAQEDTPVSTSTETS